The following proteins are encoded in a genomic region of Thiomicrospira sp. R3:
- a CDS encoding Tim44-like domain-containing protein, with the protein MKSIKHVLLSFSAFMLTFALLMPQPAEAKRFGGGGSFGKQHSMPSQQRQQPAQRQQPAQQQQAAPGRQAAPASGASRWLGPLAGLAAGGLLAAMLFGDGFEGLQFMDILLFGLLAFGAFMLFKHFRSRQAGQGSMQPAGAARQPMDDSNAYRQTAQQDAPPSYNPNSGGSIIGSGLGINALHNVESPSWFNADTFVEGAKQHFVAVQKAWDQADASEIESYCTPELFAEIQTLMHDMVPGENHTEIDTLYSELDDQSFEGDYFIVSIRFSGFIKEERDAQAHAFNEVWHIRRLAAGEGNWLIAGIQQQA; encoded by the coding sequence ATGAAAAGTATTAAACATGTTTTGCTTTCGTTCAGCGCTTTTATGCTGACGTTTGCTTTATTGATGCCACAGCCAGCAGAAGCCAAACGTTTTGGGGGTGGGGGTAGTTTTGGTAAACAGCATTCTATGCCTTCACAACAACGCCAGCAGCCTGCTCAACGTCAGCAGCCTGCACAGCAGCAGCAAGCGGCACCTGGGCGACAGGCTGCACCCGCGTCTGGTGCGTCGCGTTGGTTAGGGCCCTTAGCAGGTTTGGCGGCGGGTGGCCTTTTGGCGGCTATGCTGTTTGGCGATGGCTTTGAGGGCTTGCAGTTTATGGATATTTTGTTATTTGGTTTGTTAGCCTTTGGTGCGTTTATGTTGTTTAAACATTTTCGCAGTCGCCAAGCAGGGCAAGGTTCGATGCAGCCAGCGGGTGCTGCGCGTCAGCCAATGGATGATTCAAATGCCTATCGTCAAACAGCTCAGCAGGACGCTCCCCCCAGTTACAATCCGAATAGTGGTGGTTCGATTATCGGTTCTGGATTAGGTATTAATGCGTTGCACAATGTTGAGTCACCAAGCTGGTTTAATGCCGACACCTTTGTAGAGGGCGCAAAACAACATTTTGTCGCGGTACAAAAAGCCTGGGATCAAGCAGATGCGAGTGAGATTGAAAGCTATTGCACGCCTGAATTATTTGCGGAAATACAAACACTGATGCACGATATGGTGCCAGGTGAAAACCACACGGAAATCGACACGCTCTACAGCGAGTTGGACGATCAGTCGTTTGAAGGTGATTATTTTATTGTCAGCATACGTTTTAGTGGTTTTATTAAAGAAGAGCGTGATGCTCAAGCGCATGCGTTTAATGAAGTTTGGCATATCCGTCGTTTAGCCGCGGGTGAAGGTAATTGGTTAATTGCGGGTATCCAGCAGCAAGCCTAA
- the truD gene encoding tRNA pseudouridine(13) synthase TruD, whose product MHFLTLPYAYGEPTITAKLKSQNQDFIVEEQIAFELSGEGEHLWVWLEKDGENTDWVAQQLAKWAGIKLRDIGYAGLKDRHAVTRQWFSLYLPGKADPDPQHFNFDSMRILKTTRHQRKLQTGGLSGNRFILALRDVTGDKIELESRLKQIQQQGVPNYFGEQRFGRNENNLVMAQRLFDGELTRLKPAQRSLYISAARSYLFNLIVAKRVEQACWNKAVGGDVFQLEGSDKWFVDDGSVDLAQRVVDLDIHPTAPLVGAGDLPSQHQAKQLEQSVLDHNQAWMSGLADIGLKQDRRALRVLPQEMAWQWLDADSVQISFTLRPGSYATMVIRESAKV is encoded by the coding sequence ATGCATTTCTTAACCCTGCCTTATGCCTATGGCGAACCGACTATAACGGCTAAACTTAAAAGCCAAAACCAAGATTTTATTGTTGAGGAGCAGATTGCGTTTGAACTCAGTGGCGAAGGCGAACACTTGTGGGTTTGGCTGGAAAAGGATGGCGAAAACACCGATTGGGTTGCGCAACAACTGGCTAAATGGGCGGGGATAAAACTTCGTGATATAGGGTATGCGGGTTTAAAAGATCGCCATGCTGTGACGCGTCAATGGTTTAGTTTGTATTTGCCCGGTAAGGCCGATCCTGATCCTCAGCATTTTAACTTTGATTCAATGCGCATTCTCAAAACCACTCGCCATCAACGCAAACTGCAAACCGGCGGGCTTAGTGGTAATCGATTTATCCTCGCTTTGCGCGATGTTACGGGTGATAAAATCGAACTTGAAAGCCGCCTCAAGCAAATCCAGCAACAGGGTGTGCCCAATTATTTTGGCGAACAGCGTTTTGGTCGTAACGAAAACAACCTTGTGATGGCGCAGCGGTTGTTCGATGGAGAATTGACACGACTCAAACCTGCTCAGCGCAGTCTTTATATTTCTGCCGCTCGGTCGTATTTATTTAACCTAATTGTAGCAAAAAGAGTTGAACAGGCTTGTTGGAATAAAGCAGTTGGCGGTGACGTGTTTCAGCTTGAGGGTTCGGACAAGTGGTTTGTGGATGATGGTTCTGTCGATCTGGCTCAGCGTGTAGTTGATTTGGACATTCACCCTACTGCGCCACTGGTTGGAGCGGGTGATTTGCCTAGCCAGCATCAGGCTAAACAGCTAGAGCAATCTGTGTTGGATCACAACCAGGCCTGGATGTCCGGGCTGGCTGACATAGGTTTAAAGCAAGATCGGCGCGCACTGCGTGTTTTGCCACAGGAAATGGCTTGGCAATGGCTCGATGCCGATAGTGTACAAATCAGTTTTACCTTGCGCCCGGGTTCTTATGCGACAATGGTGATAAGGGAGAGTGCAAAGGTTTAG
- the tnpA gene encoding IS200/IS605 family transposase, producing MQVNDEIRTGRSCVFNLHAHLVFVTKYRRDVFSDRVLNDLEDIFKSVCSDFEAELIEFNGEHDHVHLLINYPPKVAISNLVNSLKGVSSRLIRKKNYPEVQKKLWENTLWSPSYFAGSCGGAPLSIIKQYIEQQQRPH from the coding sequence ATGCAAGTTAATGACGAGATAAGAACAGGCAGGAGCTGCGTTTTTAATCTTCACGCTCATTTGGTCTTTGTCACAAAATACCGCAGAGATGTGTTTAGTGACAGGGTGTTAAATGATTTGGAAGACATCTTTAAAAGCGTTTGCTCGGACTTTGAGGCCGAGTTAATTGAGTTTAATGGCGAGCATGACCACGTACATCTTTTGATTAATTACCCGCCTAAAGTAGCAATTTCTAACCTGGTGAATAGCTTGAAAGGCGTATCAAGTCGCCTTATTCGCAAAAAGAACTACCCTGAAGTTCAGAAAAAACTTTGGGAAAATACGCTTTGGAGCCCTAGCTACTTTGCAGGGAGTTGTGGTGGTGCACCCTTGTCAATTATCAAGCAATATATTGAGCAACAACAACGACCACACTAA
- a CDS encoding transposase, protein MKKTIRKAFKFRLNPNSDQVQKMVEFAGVNRFVWNKALAMNLFRLEHKQPILWYSEMAFWLTLWKQSDEYGFLKTAHSQTLQQTLKNLERAFKDGFDKTQPLKRIPVFKKKGASDSFRYPQGFKLEQDTNRVFLPKIGWVKYRNSRQVIGELKNVTVSRKGKHWYVSIQTEYKADIQRHQSTSIVGIDLGVKRFVTLSDGNCIEPLNSFKQWEKKLALAQRKLARKAKFSANWKKQKQKITRAHERIASARLDFLHKSSTVICKNHAMVVVEDLKVKNMSKSAKGDITRPGWVAMC, encoded by the coding sequence ATGAAGAAAACGATACGCAAAGCCTTTAAGTTCCGACTTAACCCAAATTCTGACCAAGTACAGAAGATGGTTGAGTTTGCCGGTGTAAACCGGTTTGTGTGGAATAAAGCGTTAGCGATGAATTTATTTCGGCTTGAGCATAAGCAACCGATACTCTGGTATAGCGAGATGGCGTTTTGGCTAACACTCTGGAAGCAGTCTGACGAATACGGTTTTTTAAAAACAGCTCACTCCCAAACCCTACAGCAAACACTCAAAAATCTCGAACGTGCGTTTAAAGATGGTTTTGATAAAACCCAGCCACTAAAACGCATTCCGGTATTCAAGAAAAAAGGCGCTTCTGACAGTTTTCGCTATCCGCAGGGATTTAAACTTGAGCAAGATACCAACCGTGTATTCTTGCCAAAAATTGGCTGGGTGAAATACCGCAATTCACGCCAAGTAATCGGTGAGCTTAAGAATGTGACGGTTTCCAGAAAAGGGAAGCATTGGTATGTGTCGATACAAACTGAATATAAAGCCGATATTCAGCGCCATCAATCAACATCCATCGTGGGTATTGATCTAGGCGTTAAACGCTTTGTCACCTTATCTGACGGCAACTGCATTGAACCGTTAAACAGTTTTAAACAGTGGGAAAAGAAGTTGGCTTTAGCACAGCGTAAGCTGGCACGAAAAGCTAAGTTCTCTGCCAACTGGAAAAAGCAGAAACAAAAAATAACTCGTGCGCATGAGCGCATTGCCAGTGCCCGATTAGACTTTTTACATAAATCTTCAACCGTGATTTGCAAAAACCACGCCATGGTCGTGGTTGAGGATTTAAAGGTAAAAAACATGTCGAAATCGGCCAAGGGCGATATAACCAGGCCTGGTTGGGTGGCGATGTGTTAA
- a CDS encoding zinc ribbon domain-containing protein has product MLKVNPKHTSQTCPCCAHVAKENRLTQSKFECVECVSPRASGASLWS; this is encoded by the coding sequence GTGTTAAAGGTTAACCCCAAACACACCTCTCAAACCTGTCCGTGTTGTGCTCATGTAGCCAAAGAAAATCGTTTAACACAATCCAAGTTTGAGTGTGTTGAATGTGTTAGCCCGAGGGCATCGGGTGCTAGCCTGTGGAGTTGA
- a CDS encoding chemotaxis protein CheW: protein MQAREQNSKANTSNIRLHADQDQYLTFTLGAETYGIDILRVQEIRGWEAPTSLPNMPHYVKGVINMRGAVVPIVDMRERFNIGEPVYDETTVVIITHVNHHVEGADHSTQKTIGLVVDGVSDVHDVNLEELQGAPSFGESNRVSEEYVRGLATLDEIMVIVLNIDLLANQGIFREIQSFNPSAVKH from the coding sequence ATGCAAGCCAGAGAACAAAACAGTAAAGCAAATACTTCAAATATTAGATTGCACGCTGACCAAGACCAGTATTTAACCTTTACCCTTGGCGCAGAAACCTATGGTATTGATATTTTGCGAGTTCAAGAGATTCGAGGGTGGGAAGCGCCTACCAGTCTACCGAACATGCCTCATTATGTGAAAGGGGTCATCAATATGCGTGGTGCGGTCGTACCGATTGTCGATATGCGCGAACGCTTTAATATTGGCGAGCCTGTTTATGATGAAACTACTGTGGTGATTATCACCCATGTTAATCATCATGTTGAAGGGGCGGACCACTCTACACAAAAAACCATCGGGTTAGTGGTTGATGGGGTATCGGATGTGCATGACGTTAACTTGGAAGAGCTTCAAGGTGCGCCATCGTTTGGTGAGAGTAACCGTGTTAGTGAAGAGTATGTAAGGGGGCTGGCGACGCTTGATGAGATCATGGTTATTGTCTTAAATATTGACTTATTGGCCAACCAAGGTATTTTCCGTGAAATTCAATCCTTTAACCCCAGTGCTGTAAAACACTAA
- a CDS encoding methyl-accepting chemotaxis protein: MVWINNLTIRSKLILFVVLMLVALAFSGFNAIRGFVLWSSGMQNFSNVRLPSAVTLGVLNTERMDIRAQTISVFRHNDIQTAPAELRAIQNARANSWAIVDQYWAEFAAIPKQSEAGAQTFARLQGEYQAWRTNYVELDDLIDKMVQARTQTELDRLMRDYDATVKRMVPISNAMGETFLTITQRSKQTGIEQAAEAVEIAEKNKYTMGIILFIAMTLAILIGLFMIRAITRPLNGMVATLQKIDDTGDFSIKVNHASKDEIGQAANALNNLMTNLQKALNNTNQVVGALSKGDFSQRIEGDFAGDLARLQQGVNGSADSINQTMAQLSTVMNSLKAGEFSVKVSTDLPGDFGDMMQSVAESTHSLNQSIAGVIRVMENMRQGQFDDRVKEDAQGDLAKLKTMINESMQALGDSIDDITRISVAQSEGDLTQKIDADYPGQLGVLTQAINRSVTRLNEIVSIAVSAADSVNHAALEVAQGSMDLSDRVQKQAAAIEQSSATMEEFSAAVQNNAQNSAEATEVERQIEVKAKQASGVMAQTIEAMGAIQQSSHKISDIVSLIDGIAFQTNLLALNAAVEAARAGEHGRGFAVVAGEVRALAQKSAEAAKEITSLINESVARIDQGTKLATESGEVITEITGSIERASRMSIEISHASQEQSEGVKQLQVAISSIDQGIQQNAALVEQTSAAAESMREQASLLSQQMGFFKTDNRPNTVVSKGKTLPKPGLKRSAAPKTSVQSKPLKPVTSSGDEWAEF, from the coding sequence ATGGTTTGGATAAACAATCTTACTATTCGCAGTAAACTGATTTTGTTTGTCGTATTAATGCTAGTTGCTTTAGCGTTTAGTGGTTTTAATGCGATTAGAGGCTTTGTTCTTTGGTCTAGCGGTATGCAAAACTTTTCTAATGTGCGCCTGCCTAGTGCGGTAACACTCGGTGTGCTCAATACCGAGCGGATGGATATCCGAGCACAAACGATCAGTGTATTTCGACATAACGATATCCAAACCGCTCCAGCCGAGCTTCGGGCTATTCAAAATGCTCGCGCAAACTCTTGGGCAATTGTGGATCAATATTGGGCTGAGTTTGCCGCAATACCTAAGCAGTCAGAGGCAGGCGCACAAACATTTGCTCGTTTGCAAGGTGAGTACCAGGCCTGGCGGACTAATTATGTAGAGCTAGATGATTTAATTGACAAAATGGTTCAGGCGCGAACGCAAACGGAATTAGACCGTCTAATGCGTGATTATGATGCAACAGTCAAGCGTATGGTGCCCATTTCTAATGCCATGGGAGAAACCTTCCTCACCATAACCCAACGCAGCAAACAAACGGGTATTGAGCAGGCTGCAGAAGCGGTTGAAATTGCCGAGAAAAATAAATACACCATGGGCATTATTTTGTTTATTGCTATGACGCTGGCTATTTTGATCGGTCTATTTATGATTAGGGCGATAACCCGTCCTCTTAATGGCATGGTGGCTACTTTACAAAAAATTGATGATACAGGTGATTTCTCGATTAAAGTTAACCATGCATCTAAAGATGAAATCGGTCAGGCGGCCAATGCATTAAACAACTTAATGACGAATTTACAAAAAGCGCTTAACAATACAAACCAGGTGGTTGGAGCCTTATCTAAGGGTGACTTCAGTCAGCGAATTGAGGGAGATTTTGCGGGAGATCTCGCTAGGTTGCAGCAGGGAGTGAACGGCAGTGCGGATTCGATTAACCAAACGATGGCTCAATTATCAACCGTAATGAACTCGCTCAAGGCGGGTGAGTTTAGCGTTAAGGTCAGTACGGACTTGCCGGGTGACTTTGGTGATATGATGCAAAGCGTTGCTGAATCAACCCATTCTCTAAATCAGTCGATTGCGGGTGTTATACGTGTAATGGAAAACATGCGTCAAGGCCAGTTTGATGATCGCGTCAAGGAAGATGCACAGGGTGATTTAGCAAAACTCAAAACCATGATCAACGAGTCGATGCAGGCGCTAGGTGATTCGATTGATGATATTACACGCATTTCAGTTGCCCAGTCGGAAGGTGATTTAACGCAAAAGATCGATGCAGATTATCCAGGGCAGCTGGGAGTATTGACGCAGGCGATCAATCGTTCTGTAACACGTTTAAACGAAATTGTATCGATCGCAGTTTCGGCGGCAGACTCAGTTAACCATGCGGCACTGGAAGTGGCTCAGGGTTCAATGGACTTAAGTGACCGTGTACAAAAACAAGCTGCGGCGATTGAGCAAAGCTCAGCGACCATGGAAGAATTTAGCGCTGCGGTGCAAAATAATGCGCAAAATTCGGCTGAAGCTACAGAGGTTGAAAGACAGATTGAAGTCAAGGCAAAACAAGCTTCGGGTGTTATGGCGCAAACAATAGAAGCCATGGGCGCCATCCAGCAGTCTAGCCACAAAATATCGGACATAGTGAGTTTAATTGATGGCATTGCTTTTCAAACCAATTTGTTGGCTTTAAATGCGGCGGTTGAGGCCGCACGCGCTGGCGAACACGGCCGCGGCTTTGCCGTGGTAGCCGGTGAAGTAAGAGCACTCGCCCAAAAGTCCGCCGAAGCCGCCAAGGAAATTACCAGCCTGATTAATGAGAGTGTTGCACGCATCGATCAAGGTACAAAGTTGGCCACCGAGTCAGGTGAGGTCATTACTGAAATAACCGGTTCCATTGAACGTGCTTCAAGGATGTCGATTGAAATTTCTCATGCATCACAGGAGCAGTCCGAGGGCGTGAAACAATTACAAGTAGCTATCAGTTCTATTGATCAAGGTATTCAGCAGAATGCCGCTTTGGTCGAGCAAACATCAGCAGCGGCTGAAAGTATGCGAGAGCAGGCTAGTTTGTTAAGTCAGCAGATGGGTTTCTTTAAAACAGATAATAGGCCTAACACGGTGGTTTCCAAGGGAAAGACGCTGCCTAAACCTGGCTTAAAGCGCTCAGCAGCGCCGAAAACCTCGGTGCAATCCAAGCCTTTAAAACCTGTAACCTCATCAGGGGATGAGTGGGCTGAGTTTTAA
- a CDS encoding DEAD/DEAH box helicase, with translation MTFSELELDDLLLDAITQQGFNRPTPIQQAAIPALMAGKDILAGAATGTGKTAAFVLPALQHLIDNPSYTRLPRILMLAPTRELALQIRQVVRDLSQNIALRSVVITGGLAQDKQIEHLTHPFQILIATPGRLLNLLEQDRVQLDHLEMVIIDEADRMLDMGQGPDVHALLDAIPGDFQAGLFSATLAGTGIHNFAEKTLDNPTVIQVDAANMQSAQVQQMIYFADDRAHKEQLLLTLLQDSSCKSALVFCNKKERAISLTQWLQAQEISAQVLHGDFIQAKRLEKIGKFKEGKIQTLVATDVASRGLDLLNITHVINYDLPLRGDTYIHRIGRTGRAQNVGLAISLVEGHELRTLERIHYHLQAKIPVSKIKGLEARLKPNKLNDKKKPHKKKAAKKAAKKKT, from the coding sequence ATGACATTCTCTGAACTTGAACTTGATGATTTATTACTTGATGCTATTACCCAACAGGGTTTCAATCGCCCCACACCGATCCAACAAGCGGCCATACCTGCGCTAATGGCGGGAAAAGATATACTGGCTGGCGCAGCAACAGGAACGGGGAAAACAGCGGCTTTTGTATTACCCGCCCTACAGCATTTAATTGATAACCCTAGTTACACGCGCTTACCTCGTATTTTGATGCTCGCCCCCACCCGAGAGCTGGCTCTACAAATTCGTCAGGTAGTCCGTGATTTAAGCCAAAACATCGCATTACGCTCAGTGGTTATCACGGGTGGACTTGCGCAAGATAAACAGATAGAACACCTTACGCACCCCTTCCAGATACTCATTGCAACCCCAGGACGCTTGCTCAATTTACTTGAACAAGACAGGGTGCAACTCGACCACCTAGAAATGGTTATTATTGATGAAGCAGATAGAATGCTTGATATGGGTCAAGGCCCTGATGTTCATGCCTTGCTAGACGCCATTCCCGGCGATTTTCAGGCAGGTTTGTTTTCCGCCACCCTTGCGGGCACAGGGATTCATAACTTTGCTGAAAAGACGCTTGACAACCCCACCGTTATTCAAGTAGATGCCGCCAATATGCAGTCAGCCCAGGTTCAACAAATGATCTACTTTGCTGATGACCGTGCTCACAAAGAACAACTATTGCTTACGTTGCTCCAAGATTCAAGCTGCAAAAGTGCCCTCGTGTTTTGCAATAAAAAAGAACGCGCCATCTCACTGACTCAGTGGCTACAGGCACAAGAAATTAGTGCTCAAGTATTGCATGGTGATTTTATACAAGCCAAACGACTTGAGAAAATTGGTAAATTCAAAGAAGGGAAGATTCAGACTCTCGTTGCAACGGATGTTGCCTCTCGTGGACTGGATTTATTAAATATAACCCACGTTATTAACTACGACCTCCCTCTGCGTGGTGACACCTATATTCATCGCATCGGTCGCACGGGTCGAGCCCAGAATGTAGGACTAGCAATTAGTCTGGTCGAGGGTCACGAGCTCAGAACCCTAGAGCGGATACACTATCACCTTCAAGCCAAAATACCGGTTAGTAAAATTAAAGGCCTTGAAGCGCGCTTAAAACCCAATAAGCTGAACGACAAGAAAAAGCCTCACAAGAAAAAAGCGGCCAAAAAAGCCGCTAAAAAGAAGACCTAA
- the ppnN gene encoding nucleotide 5'-monophosphate nucleosidase PpnN, with amino-acid sequence MTLNNCEITIRPNGALQILSKQEANQLCDQSDKGLNDLLKRCSLAVLNTGNNLDSGEKLLEMHPDFDIKVLSRGRGIELTICNPPETAFIDGEMVEGLREHLFAVVRDLIYVRNSIIESGLFDLNSSAGITNAVFHILRNAEVLRTNEEPNLVACWGGHAVSRREYEYSRHVGIALGERRLNICTGCGPGVMKGPMRGAEAGHHNQRFTNRRYIGLSEPGIIAAEAPNTVVNELVILPDIEKRLEAFVRLAHGIVIFPGGPGTLEELLYIFSIMLDPKNADMPFPLVLTGDLGSQAYFDEVKLFIAQTLGQPALDRLTILLDKPNSVASYMREQMAIVKDDRKLTSDAYYFNWQLHIEPTIQMPFEPTHASMRALNLTKNQPIHLLAAQLRCVFSGIVAGNVKAEGIRAIALHGPFELGGDPEIMHALERLLSFMIEQKRMKIDADNYIPSYRLLKG; translated from the coding sequence ATGACGTTAAATAACTGCGAAATCACCATTCGCCCGAATGGTGCACTACAAATCCTATCCAAACAAGAAGCGAATCAGCTTTGTGATCAATCAGACAAAGGTCTAAACGACCTGTTAAAACGTTGTTCATTAGCAGTATTAAATACAGGCAATAATCTTGACAGCGGTGAGAAACTACTCGAAATGCATCCTGATTTTGATATCAAAGTTCTGTCACGAGGGCGTGGTATTGAATTAACGATATGCAATCCGCCAGAAACAGCGTTTATTGATGGCGAAATGGTAGAAGGTTTGCGCGAGCACTTGTTTGCCGTGGTGCGTGATCTTATTTATGTACGCAATAGCATTATAGAGTCGGGCTTATTTGATTTAAATAGCTCCGCGGGCATCACGAATGCGGTGTTTCACATCCTGCGAAACGCGGAAGTATTACGCACCAATGAAGAACCCAACCTGGTTGCCTGCTGGGGAGGTCACGCCGTTTCTCGACGCGAATATGAATACTCACGTCATGTTGGTATTGCACTTGGCGAACGCCGACTCAATATCTGCACAGGCTGCGGGCCCGGTGTGATGAAAGGGCCCATGCGTGGGGCTGAAGCCGGCCATCATAATCAGCGCTTTACAAACCGACGTTATATAGGGCTGTCAGAGCCTGGCATTATTGCCGCCGAAGCGCCGAATACGGTGGTTAACGAGTTGGTTATTTTACCTGATATTGAAAAACGTCTGGAAGCCTTCGTACGCTTGGCTCATGGCATAGTTATCTTCCCAGGCGGGCCTGGCACTTTGGAAGAATTGCTTTATATTTTTAGCATCATGCTTGATCCAAAAAATGCTGATATGCCCTTCCCATTGGTATTAACAGGCGATCTTGGCAGTCAGGCTTACTTTGACGAGGTCAAACTTTTCATAGCACAGACACTAGGTCAACCCGCATTAGATCGGCTCACTATTCTGCTCGATAAGCCAAATAGTGTTGCCAGTTATATGCGCGAACAAATGGCGATCGTTAAAGACGACCGCAAACTAACCAGCGATGCCTATTATTTTAACTGGCAACTGCACATTGAGCCAACAATACAAATGCCGTTTGAACCAACACACGCCAGTATGCGTGCGCTTAATTTAACTAAAAACCAACCTATACATTTGCTTGCTGCTCAATTGCGTTGTGTATTTTCTGGCATAGTCGCTGGCAATGTTAAAGCCGAGGGGATACGTGCTATTGCTCTGCATGGCCCCTTTGAACTCGGCGGTGATCCAGAAATCATGCACGCACTTGAACGTTTACTCAGTTTTATGATTGAGCAAAAACGCATGAAAATTGATGCCGACAACTACATTCCCAGCTACAGACTATTAAAAGGTTAA
- a CDS encoding DnaJ C-terminal domain-containing protein, whose amino-acid sequence MEYKDYYKILGVERSADDAEIKKAYRKLAAKYHPDKPTGDESKFKEISEAYEVLSDKEKRSMFDQFGSGYQNGQHFEPPPGFEGMFSGGQTGGFSDFFESLFRGQGGFGGQGFGGGYSGRQTFHQKGEDQVVKVLVSLEEAVNGNERSLNLQIPQADQQGRVYQRTKQIKVKIPAGIKQGQRIRLTGQGAPGSGGGPNGDLYLEIDLQNHPLYRVESEDVILDLPLTPWEAALGTKVQIPTLKGKVNMSIPAGTQSGVKLRIKGRGLGKTPGDQYVVIQIHTPPVLDEQSKMFYQTMAEKMPFNPRSHF is encoded by the coding sequence ATGGAATACAAAGATTATTACAAAATATTAGGTGTTGAGCGCTCTGCGGACGATGCGGAAATTAAAAAAGCCTACCGTAAGTTGGCCGCTAAATATCACCCTGATAAACCAACAGGCGATGAGTCAAAGTTTAAAGAAATCAGTGAAGCTTATGAGGTATTGAGCGATAAAGAAAAACGTTCAATGTTTGATCAGTTTGGTTCAGGCTATCAGAATGGTCAACACTTTGAGCCACCGCCTGGCTTTGAGGGCATGTTTAGTGGTGGCCAGACGGGTGGATTCAGTGACTTTTTTGAATCTTTATTTCGTGGTCAAGGTGGTTTTGGTGGCCAGGGCTTTGGCGGTGGTTATAGTGGTCGTCAAACCTTTCATCAAAAGGGCGAGGATCAGGTAGTAAAAGTGCTAGTCAGTTTGGAAGAAGCGGTTAATGGTAATGAGCGCAGTCTTAATTTGCAAATCCCACAAGCAGATCAACAAGGGCGGGTTTATCAGCGTACTAAGCAAATTAAAGTTAAGATCCCCGCTGGGATTAAACAGGGACAGCGAATTCGTTTAACCGGCCAAGGAGCGCCTGGCAGTGGTGGCGGACCAAATGGTGACCTTTATCTAGAAATTGATTTACAAAACCATCCACTTTACCGTGTCGAATCGGAGGATGTGATTTTGGATTTACCTTTGACACCTTGGGAAGCCGCGCTGGGAACTAAAGTTCAAATCCCAACACTTAAAGGCAAGGTAAACATGTCGATTCCAGCAGGCACCCAGTCGGGTGTAAAGCTTCGCATTAAGGGGCGTGGTTTAGGTAAAACGCCGGGTGATCAGTATGTCGTGATTCAAATTCATACGCCTCCGGTTTTGGATGAACAATCCAAGATGTTCTATCAGACCATGGCTGAAAAAATGCCGTTTAATCCACGCAGTCATTTTTAA